In a genomic window of Streptomyces noursei ATCC 11455:
- a CDS encoding LacI family DNA-binding transcriptional regulator — MGGVTRPAPRPTPRLSDIAAQAEVSEATASRVLNGRAGVAAGTRQRVLAALDVLGYERPVRLRRRSAGLVGLVIPELTNPIFPAFAQVIEQCLAGQGYTPVLCTQMPGGATEDELVEQLEERGVTGIVFLSGLHADTAADPSRYTRLTSRGVPYVLINGYNDRVDAPCVSPDDRAAARMAVRHLVELGHERIGLAVGPARYVPSRRKAEGFVAALEESFGLRRGQAERLVQHTLFSVEGGHAAAAALLDDGCTGIVCGSDLMALGVVRAARQRGIDVPGRLSVVGFDDSPLIAFTAPPLTTVRQPVQAMATAAVGALIEEIQGNPVQRTEFVFQPELVVRGSTGPGRRT; from the coding sequence GTGGGAGGAGTGACCCGTCCGGCTCCCCGGCCCACCCCGCGCCTCTCCGACATCGCCGCCCAGGCGGAGGTCAGCGAGGCGACCGCCAGCCGTGTCCTCAACGGCCGGGCGGGCGTGGCGGCGGGCACCCGTCAGCGGGTGCTCGCCGCGCTCGACGTCCTCGGCTACGAACGCCCGGTCCGGCTGCGGCGGCGCAGCGCCGGCCTGGTCGGCCTGGTCATCCCGGAGCTGACCAACCCGATCTTCCCGGCCTTCGCCCAGGTCATCGAGCAGTGCCTGGCGGGACAGGGCTACACACCGGTCCTGTGCACCCAGATGCCGGGCGGCGCCACCGAGGACGAGCTCGTCGAGCAGTTGGAGGAGCGCGGCGTCACCGGCATCGTCTTCCTGTCCGGACTGCACGCCGACACCGCCGCCGACCCCTCCCGCTACACCCGCCTGACCTCGCGGGGCGTGCCCTACGTCCTGATCAACGGCTACAACGACCGGGTCGACGCGCCCTGTGTCTCGCCCGACGACCGCGCCGCGGCCCGGATGGCCGTGCGGCACCTCGTCGAACTGGGCCACGAGCGCATCGGGCTGGCCGTCGGCCCGGCCCGCTACGTGCCCTCCCGCCGCAAGGCGGAGGGCTTCGTGGCGGCCCTGGAGGAGTCGTTCGGCCTGCGGAGGGGGCAGGCCGAACGACTCGTACAGCACACCCTGTTCAGCGTCGAGGGCGGCCACGCCGCGGCCGCCGCCCTGCTCGACGACGGCTGTACGGGCATCGTCTGCGGCAGCGACCTGATGGCGCTCGGCGTGGTGCGCGCGGCCCGGCAGCGGGGGATCGACGTCCCCGGCCGGCTCTCCGTCGTCGGCTTCGACGACTCCCCGCTGATCGCCTTCACCGCCCCGCCGCTGACCACGGTGCGGCAGCCGGTGCAGGCGATGGCGACCGCCGCCGTGGGCGCACTGATCGAGGAGATCCAGGGAAACCCCGTCCAGCGCACCGAGTTCGTCTTCCAGCCGGAGCTGGTCGTACGGGGATCTACCGGCCCTGGGCGGCGTACGTGA
- a CDS encoding GNAT family N-acetyltransferase, producing the protein MDEITYRLAEAGDDPAVLVGLYDAAARWMVEHGIDQWKPGGKDEEHFRRRIAQGEVWLAEAAGRVVGGFELWWEDEPAWGPQPPVAGYVHRLMVDRSCAPAGTGRAMLARAERRIAESGRTWARLDCMTSNPRLRPYYEGAGYAVVGEQSSKDGGGGSRYAVTLFEKRVD; encoded by the coding sequence ATGGACGAGATCACGTACCGGCTGGCCGAGGCGGGCGACGACCCGGCCGTTCTGGTCGGCCTCTATGACGCGGCGGCCCGTTGGATGGTGGAGCACGGCATAGACCAGTGGAAGCCCGGCGGGAAGGACGAGGAGCACTTCCGGCGGCGGATCGCGCAGGGCGAGGTCTGGCTGGCGGAGGCCGCCGGCCGGGTCGTCGGCGGCTTCGAGCTGTGGTGGGAGGACGAGCCGGCCTGGGGGCCGCAGCCGCCGGTGGCGGGGTATGTGCACCGGCTGATGGTGGACCGCTCGTGCGCACCGGCGGGGACCGGCCGGGCGATGCTGGCCCGGGCCGAGCGGCGGATAGCGGAGTCGGGCCGGACCTGGGCGCGGCTGGACTGCATGACGAGCAATCCGCGGCTGCGGCCGTACTACGAGGGCGCGGGCTATGCGGTCGTGGGAGAGCAGTCGTCCAAGGACGGGGGCGGGGGGAGCCGGTACGCGGTGACGCTGTTCGAGAAGCGGGTGGACTAG
- a CDS encoding ATP-binding protein, whose translation MPAQVAAPVHMFTQRFSATRRGARLARYLAVQQLDVWGFPYGGEVSDAVAAVVGELAANAVTHGRVPGRDFELRLAKLPGPGRSGTLRIEVADARTERRPPGPEALVPPPSDSETGRGLMLVAALATRWTVVDRPSVGKIVRAELDLSDG comes from the coding sequence ATGCCAGCCCAAGTAGCAGCCCCCGTACACATGTTCACCCAGCGTTTCAGTGCCACCCGGCGCGGGGCGCGCCTCGCGCGGTATCTCGCCGTTCAGCAACTCGACGTGTGGGGCTTTCCGTACGGCGGCGAGGTCTCGGACGCCGTCGCCGCCGTCGTCGGCGAACTCGCCGCGAACGCGGTCACCCACGGGCGGGTGCCCGGCCGGGACTTCGAGCTGCGGCTCGCGAAGCTGCCGGGCCCGGGCCGGTCGGGCACCCTGCGGATCGAGGTCGCCGATGCGCGGACGGAGCGGCGTCCCCCGGGCCCGGAAGCGCTCGTACCGCCGCCGTCCGACTCCGAGACCGGCCGCGGACTGATGCTCGTCGCCGCGCTCGCTACCCGCTGGACCGTCGTGGACCGGCCCTCGGTGGGCAAGATCGTCCGGGCTGAGCTGGACCTCTCGGACGGCTGA
- a CDS encoding helix-turn-helix domain-containing protein, with amino-acid sequence MEDSSTDNYDGGKPEPSGSLRTFGAVYQGFRENAGFTQEALSPVLRYSAHYIGSVEQGRRLPSKKFIDRSEEALGANGVLRKAAKRLSKQPGLARWFREWAELEKTAISLYTYECRLVPGLLQTEAYGRTLFTQQVPHLEDEEIEARWAARSEHKRLLRERPKTVFSFVLEEQLFLRRTGGAEVTKQLIDHVLELSELRNVDIQLMPLVQENHVALHGPMQLLETPDNECFGYCEGQRTGLFVSDPHEVSILQMRYARLLSQALTPQDSRSLLKQIRGAL; translated from the coding sequence ATGGAAGACAGCAGCACCGACAACTACGACGGCGGAAAGCCGGAGCCCTCCGGCAGTCTGCGGACCTTCGGCGCCGTCTATCAAGGGTTCCGCGAGAACGCGGGATTCACGCAGGAGGCCCTGTCGCCGGTGCTCCGGTACTCGGCGCACTACATCGGCTCCGTCGAGCAGGGCCGACGCCTCCCGTCGAAGAAGTTCATCGACCGCTCGGAGGAGGCGCTGGGCGCCAACGGCGTACTGCGGAAGGCGGCCAAGCGGCTGTCGAAGCAGCCGGGACTGGCCCGGTGGTTCCGGGAGTGGGCGGAGCTGGAGAAGACGGCGATCAGCCTGTACACGTACGAATGCCGGTTGGTTCCCGGGCTTTTACAGACGGAGGCTTACGGCCGGACGCTGTTTACGCAGCAGGTCCCGCACCTGGAAGACGAGGAGATCGAGGCCCGTTGGGCGGCACGATCCGAACATAAGCGGCTGCTGCGGGAGCGCCCCAAGACCGTATTCAGCTTCGTCCTCGAAGAGCAACTGTTCCTTCGCCGCACAGGTGGAGCGGAAGTCACCAAGCAGCTCATCGACCACGTCCTCGAACTCTCCGAGCTGCGGAACGTGGACATCCAGCTGATGCCGCTGGTGCAGGAGAACCATGTGGCACTGCATGGGCCGATGCAACTGCTGGAGACCCCGGACAACGAGTGTTTCGGCTATTGCGAGGGGCAGCGCACCGGCCTGTTCGTCTCCGATCCACACGAGGTCAGCATCCTTCAAATGCGGTATGCGAGACTGCTTTCGCAGGCCCTGACCCCTCAAGACTCGCGGAGCCTGCTGAAGCAGATCCGAGGAGCGCTATGA
- a CDS encoding TetR/AcrR family transcriptional regulator: MTTGARRRMGVEERREQLIAVALDLFSHRSPEDVSIDEIAEAAGISRPLVYHYFPGKQQLYEAALRRAADELTARFVEPHEGPLGARLLRVMERYFDFVEEHGPGFSALMRGGPAIGSTRTSALIDGVRQAAYTQILSHLDVDAHAPSPRLELVVRSWISLAETTALLWLDGRRVPRAELERQLVHDFAALAAVSAAYDQEMAQVVRRMLADEPADGMFADLVGRLLELPQPV, translated from the coding sequence ATGACGACCGGGGCACGCCGCAGGATGGGGGTCGAGGAGCGACGGGAGCAGTTGATCGCCGTCGCGCTCGACCTCTTCAGCCACCGCTCCCCCGAGGACGTCTCGATCGACGAGATCGCCGAGGCGGCCGGCATATCGCGGCCGCTGGTCTACCACTACTTCCCGGGCAAGCAGCAGCTCTACGAGGCGGCGCTGCGGCGCGCCGCGGACGAGCTCACGGCCCGGTTCGTGGAACCGCACGAAGGCCCGCTGGGCGCCCGCCTGTTGCGTGTCATGGAGCGGTACTTCGACTTCGTGGAGGAGCACGGGCCCGGCTTCTCGGCGCTGATGCGCGGCGGGCCGGCGATCGGCTCGACCCGGACGAGCGCGCTGATCGACGGCGTGCGGCAGGCCGCCTACACGCAGATCCTCAGCCATCTCGACGTGGACGCCCACGCCCCCTCGCCGCGGCTGGAGTTGGTGGTCCGCTCCTGGATCTCGCTCGCCGAGACCACGGCGCTGCTGTGGCTGGACGGCCGCCGGGTGCCGCGCGCGGAGCTGGAGCGGCAGTTGGTGCACGACTTCGCCGCGCTGGCGGCGGTCAGCGCCGCGTACGACCAGGAGATGGCGCAGGTGGTGCGCCGGATGCTGGCGGACGAGCCCGCGGACGGGATGTTCGCCGATCTGGTGGGGCGGTTGCTGGAGCTCCCGCAGCCCGTGTGA
- a CDS encoding DUF397 domain-containing protein translates to MGTAADKEWLYSLDISDAVWQRPPGDPDAEAVEIAFLEGGAVAMRNSTEPDVVLRYTEAEWRAFVLGARDGEFDLDRHHPA, encoded by the coding sequence ATGGGCACCGCAGCCGACAAGGAATGGCTCTACAGCCTCGACATCTCCGACGCCGTCTGGCAGCGCCCGCCCGGCGACCCCGACGCGGAGGCGGTGGAGATCGCCTTCCTGGAGGGCGGCGCGGTGGCGATGCGCAACTCCACCGAACCGGACGTGGTCCTGCGCTACACCGAGGCGGAGTGGCGGGCGTTCGTCCTGGGCGCCCGGGACGGGGAGTTCGACCTGGACCGGCACCACCCGGCCTGA
- a CDS encoding metal-dependent hydrolase — MPGDPSSTHTINVLHLLLPAGERWFVHVYKQVLPYIRDPELRADVIGFIGQEAMHSQAHDDVLPHLKEQGLDPTPYTAQVDWLFEKLLGDRTLPPGRARVWWLKERVAMIAAIEHYTAFLGDWVLNARALDDRGADPTMLDLLRWHGAEEVEHRSVAFDLFMHLDGDYRRRVRTWATAFTALVFLWQRGTRFFMENDPTLSNGKAALKDFVRGGRQGMLPTTGAIARSIPQYLSRAYHPSQHGSTEQALAYLDRSPAATAAAAAPGGA, encoded by the coding sequence ATCCCCGGCGATCCGTCCAGCACCCACACGATCAATGTGCTGCACCTGCTGCTGCCGGCCGGCGAGCGCTGGTTCGTCCACGTCTACAAGCAGGTGCTGCCGTACATCCGCGACCCCGAACTGCGCGCGGACGTCATCGGGTTCATCGGCCAGGAGGCCATGCACTCCCAGGCGCACGACGACGTCCTGCCGCACCTCAAGGAGCAGGGCCTGGACCCCACCCCGTACACCGCGCAGGTCGACTGGCTCTTCGAGAAGCTGCTCGGCGACCGGACGCTGCCGCCGGGGCGGGCCCGTGTCTGGTGGCTGAAGGAGCGGGTGGCGATGATCGCCGCCATCGAGCACTACACGGCCTTCCTGGGCGACTGGGTGCTCAACGCCCGCGCCCTGGACGACAGGGGCGCCGATCCGACCATGCTCGACCTGCTGCGCTGGCACGGCGCGGAGGAGGTCGAGCACCGGTCGGTGGCGTTCGACCTCTTCATGCACCTGGACGGCGACTACCGGCGGCGGGTGCGCACCTGGGCGACCGCCTTCACCGCGCTGGTGTTCCTGTGGCAGCGCGGCACCCGGTTCTTCATGGAGAACGACCCCACGCTCAGCAACGGCAAGGCCGCCCTGAAGGACTTCGTACGGGGCGGGCGGCAGGGCATGCTGCCGACCACCGGGGCGATCGCGCGCTCCATCCCCCAGTACCTGAGCCGCGCCTACCACCCCTCGCAGCACGGCAGCACCGAGCAGGCCCTGGCCTACCTCGACCGCTCGCCCGCCGCGACCGCCGCCGCTGCCGCCCCCGGAGGAGCCTGA
- a CDS encoding SAM-dependent methyltransferase, translating to MINAPENTDDGTPHHHHDAATRGYYDTGDVDAFYDAVWGGEDIHIGIYTEDDEPIADASHRTVEHAADKAADLLGPHATVLDLGSGYGGSSRALAERFGCRVVALDLSEQHNRRHRATNARRGLDHLIEVTTGSLNDLPYEAERFDVVWSLEVLCHVEDREGALREAVRVLRPGGALVFSDIMVGEETPAEAVRPAFSRLGVETPATSTFYLERLSELGLDDIEFEDRTPDVATHYARLDEDVRQRAAELRNVISPAYVDELLTNLPVWTDITRRSLLRWGVFHARRPAD from the coding sequence ATGATCAATGCCCCCGAGAACACCGACGACGGCACACCGCACCACCACCACGACGCCGCGACCCGCGGCTACTACGACACCGGCGACGTCGACGCCTTCTACGACGCCGTCTGGGGCGGCGAGGACATCCACATCGGCATCTACACCGAGGACGACGAGCCGATCGCGGACGCCTCGCACCGCACCGTCGAGCACGCCGCCGACAAGGCCGCTGACCTGCTCGGCCCGCACGCCACCGTGCTCGACCTCGGCTCCGGATACGGCGGTTCGTCCCGCGCGCTCGCCGAACGCTTCGGCTGCCGCGTCGTCGCCCTCGACCTCAGCGAGCAACACAACCGGCGGCACCGCGCGACCAACGCCCGACGCGGACTGGACCACCTGATCGAGGTCACCACCGGCTCCCTCAACGACCTGCCCTACGAGGCCGAGCGGTTCGACGTCGTCTGGTCCCTGGAAGTGCTGTGCCATGTCGAGGACCGGGAGGGCGCCCTGCGCGAGGCCGTACGCGTACTGAGGCCGGGCGGCGCCCTGGTCTTCTCGGACATCATGGTGGGCGAGGAGACACCCGCGGAGGCGGTGCGGCCGGCGTTCTCCCGCCTGGGCGTCGAGACCCCGGCGACATCGACCTTCTATCTGGAGCGGCTCTCCGAACTCGGCCTCGACGACATCGAATTCGAGGACCGCACCCCGGACGTCGCCACCCACTACGCGCGCCTCGACGAGGACGTCCGACAGCGAGCGGCCGAGCTGCGCAACGTCATCAGCCCGGCCTACGTGGACGAGCTGCTGACCAACCTTCCCGTCTGGACGGACATCACCCGCCGGAGCCTGCTGCGCTGGGGCGTCTTCCACGCGCGCCGTCCGGCGGACTGA
- a CDS encoding DUF397 domain-containing protein produces MTSTPELAWFKSSYSSGDGDDCVEVALTWRKSSYSSSGDGDCIEIAACPTTVHIRDSKDKGGPQLAVPAGSWAAFVTYAAQGR; encoded by the coding sequence ATGACCAGCACCCCCGAACTGGCCTGGTTCAAAAGCAGCTACAGCAGTGGGGACGGCGACGACTGCGTCGAAGTCGCCCTCACCTGGCGCAAGTCCAGCTACAGCAGCAGCGGTGACGGCGACTGCATAGAAATCGCCGCCTGCCCCACCACCGTTCACATCAGGGACTCCAAGGACAAGGGCGGGCCGCAGCTCGCGGTGCCGGCGGGTTCCTGGGCGGCGTTCGTCACGTACGCCGCCCAGGGCCGGTAG
- a CDS encoding PDR/VanB family oxidoreductase — protein sequence MSAPVRVSPSVGRLDPSRTGLPRLGTVLVVAGTALVVRRALRRRIRRSPLWPLPALEQPVSGRGREAARATSWSARREAEPSHEQGRPSPLRLRVAERTEAAEGVVTLRLEGERLPAWEPGAHLDLVLPSGAVRQYSLCGEPADAVRADGGSYTVAVRLIEDGRGGSREVHETLRAGTTVEVHGPRNRFPLEDHHAYLFIAGGIGITPILPMVRQAEAEGVPWRLLYAGRSRASMPFLAEVEKLAGGAAASGGGRSTVVAEDEEGRPDLAAALADAPPHAAVYCCGPEPLMDAVAALLPDGPAGLMLHTERFAPAASEAGAGPGEDVAFEVELRRTGRSVTVPAGTSVLRALREQALPDLPYSCEQGFCGTCQQRVLAGEVAHRDELLTDAERADSLLICVSRAKPGSGLVLDL from the coding sequence GTGTCCGCGCCCGTCCGTGTTTCCCCGTCCGTCGGCCGCCTCGACCCGTCCCGCACGGGCCTGCCGCGCCTCGGTACCGTGCTGGTGGTCGCCGGCACCGCCCTGGTGGTCCGGCGGGCCCTGCGGCGGCGGATCCGACGGTCGCCGCTGTGGCCGCTGCCCGCGCTGGAGCAGCCGGTCTCCGGGAGGGGCCGGGAGGCGGCCCGCGCGACGTCCTGGAGCGCGCGCCGGGAGGCCGAACCGTCCCACGAGCAGGGGCGGCCGTCCCCGCTGCGCCTGCGGGTGGCCGAACGTACCGAGGCCGCCGAGGGGGTGGTGACCCTCCGCCTGGAGGGCGAGCGGCTCCCCGCCTGGGAACCGGGCGCGCACCTCGATCTCGTCCTGCCCTCGGGCGCCGTGCGGCAGTACTCGCTGTGCGGCGAACCGGCCGACGCCGTACGGGCGGACGGCGGCTCGTACACCGTCGCGGTCCGGCTGATCGAGGACGGCCGGGGCGGGTCGCGGGAGGTGCACGAGACGCTCCGGGCCGGCACGACGGTGGAGGTGCACGGGCCCCGCAACCGCTTCCCCCTGGAGGACCACCACGCCTACCTCTTCATAGCGGGCGGCATCGGCATCACCCCGATCCTCCCGATGGTGCGGCAGGCCGAGGCGGAGGGGGTGCCCTGGCGGCTGCTGTACGCGGGGCGGTCGCGGGCGTCGATGCCGTTCCTGGCGGAGGTCGAGAAGCTGGCCGGGGGCGCCGCCGCGTCCGGTGGCGGGCGGTCGACGGTGGTCGCGGAGGACGAGGAGGGCCGGCCCGACCTGGCCGCGGCGCTGGCCGACGCGCCCCCGCACGCCGCCGTCTACTGCTGCGGCCCCGAGCCCCTGATGGACGCCGTGGCCGCCCTGCTGCCCGACGGGCCGGCGGGCCTCATGCTGCACACGGAGCGCTTCGCCCCGGCGGCGTCCGAGGCGGGGGCCGGGCCCGGCGAGGACGTGGCGTTCGAGGTGGAGTTGCGGCGGACCGGCCGCAGCGTGACGGTCCCGGCCGGCACCAGCGTGCTGCGCGCGCTCCGCGAGCAGGCCCTGCCGGACCTGCCGTACTCCTGCGAGCAGGGCTTCTGCGGCACCTGCCAGCAGCGCGTGCTGGCCGGCGAGGTGGCGCACCGCGACGAACTCCTGACGGACGCGGAACGCGCGGACTCGCTGCTGATCTGCGTCTCCCGGGCGAAGCCGGGGTCGGGGCTGGTCCTGGACCTGTGA